The proteins below come from a single Deltaproteobacteria bacterium genomic window:
- a CDS encoding molybdopterin molybdenumtransferase MoeA → MKTSFFRAVSPAEFTDLLRSFPILGTETVDLDQAIDRVLGIDLVASEDLPLVARSCMDGYAVRAVDLFGASESAPSYLDLRGSLQIREISTEVLAPGTCLAITTGGTLPPGADAVVMVEHTDRLDETTIEVRRPLAPGENVMLRGEDVITGTVALTAGTRIRVQEAGLLAALGQTEVVVRRRPRVAIISTGDELVPVNGKPVPGQVRDVNSVTLAGLVRAHGGLPLAMGIVPDRFEDLAQALARALDQADVACLSGGSSVGTRDLTVNVIEARSDSEILAHGVTISPGKPTILARCGNTPVLGLPGQVTSAQVVMLVFGGPLLWHLQGRADAFDSEIRPIRPAVLSRNLASKPGREDYVRVALEPATEGRSLAVPVTGKSGLLRTLLDAQGLLTIPASCEGLTAGSPVNVWMI, encoded by the coding sequence ATGAAAACATCCTTTTTTCGGGCCGTCTCTCCGGCTGAATTCACCGATCTTCTCCGTTCGTTTCCAATTCTGGGTACCGAAACCGTTGATCTGGACCAGGCCATTGATCGTGTCCTGGGAATTGATCTTGTCGCCTCCGAGGATCTTCCTCTCGTGGCCCGGTCCTGCATGGACGGCTACGCCGTGAGGGCCGTGGACCTCTTCGGGGCCTCGGAATCGGCCCCCAGCTATCTCGACCTTCGGGGCTCCTTGCAAATCCGGGAGATCAGCACCGAAGTCCTGGCCCCCGGTACCTGTCTGGCCATCACCACCGGGGGTACCCTGCCCCCCGGGGCCGACGCCGTGGTCATGGTCGAGCACACCGACCGTCTGGACGAGACGACCATCGAGGTCCGCCGACCCCTGGCCCCGGGCGAAAACGTCATGCTCCGAGGCGAGGATGTGATTACAGGGACCGTGGCCCTGACCGCCGGAACCCGCATCAGGGTCCAGGAGGCTGGGCTCCTGGCCGCCCTGGGCCAAACTGAAGTCGTCGTCCGCCGCCGCCCTCGGGTGGCAATCATTTCCACCGGCGACGAACTGGTACCCGTGAATGGCAAACCCGTGCCCGGCCAGGTCCGGGACGTGAACTCCGTGACCCTGGCCGGACTGGTCCGAGCCCACGGCGGTCTGCCCCTGGCCATGGGCATCGTCCCGGACCGCTTCGAAGACCTGGCCCAGGCCCTTGCCCGGGCCCTCGATCAGGCCGACGTGGCATGTCTTTCGGGCGGCAGCTCCGTGGGCACTAGGGACTTGACTGTGAACGTCATCGAGGCTCGGTCCGATTCCGAAATCCTGGCCCACGGTGTGACCATCAGCCCGGGCAAGCCGACCATCCTGGCTCGCTGCGGGAACACGCCGGTTCTGGGTCTTCCAGGCCAGGTCACCTCGGCCCAGGTAGTCATGCTCGTCTTTGGCGGCCCCCTTCTCTGGCATCTCCAGGGCCGGGCCGATGCCTTTGATTCCGAAATTCGACCCATCCGTCCGGCCGTGCTCTCCCGAAACCTGGCATCCAAACCCGGTCGGGAGGACTACGTCCGCGTGGCCCTGGAACCTGCGACCGAAGGCCGATCCCTGGCCGTGCCCGTCACCGGAAAGTCGGGCCTTCTTCGGACCCTTCTCGACGCCCAGGGCCTGTTGACCATTCCGGCCTCGTGCGAGGGCCTGACCGCCGGAAGCCCTGTCAATGTCTGGATGATCTGA
- a CDS encoding bifunctional precorrin-2 dehydrogenase/sirohydrochlorin ferrochelatase, whose protein sequence is MAHYPVFLELTGRRCLVVGLGRVGRRKLEGLLECGPAQVTGLDIRPPDSDIQRLLDSRANFSFLQRPFRAEDVLGQTLVFACSSDAGLNAEVAETCRLRGVWCNVADDPDQSDFILPSLIRRGDLVVAVSTSGRSPALARMVRQELDEMFGPGYEPLLTVMGRIREGVLSCGTDCDQNRDLFRALVGSELRRQLEIGDLAGADRTLRQVLPEVLHPEIGVYLHGSGKNF, encoded by the coding sequence ATGGCCCACTATCCCGTATTTTTGGAACTGACCGGTCGTCGATGCCTTGTCGTCGGATTGGGCCGGGTCGGTCGGCGCAAACTCGAGGGGCTTCTCGAGTGCGGACCGGCCCAGGTCACCGGGCTGGATATCCGACCGCCAGACAGTGACATTCAGAGACTCCTTGACAGCCGGGCCAACTTTTCATTTCTTCAGCGGCCGTTTCGGGCCGAGGACGTTTTGGGCCAGACGCTGGTCTTTGCCTGCTCCAGCGACGCGGGCCTCAATGCCGAGGTCGCCGAAACCTGCCGACTTCGGGGTGTATGGTGCAACGTGGCCGACGACCCGGATCAAAGCGACTTCATTCTTCCGTCTCTGATCCGGCGGGGGGATCTGGTCGTGGCCGTGTCCACATCAGGCCGGAGCCCGGCCCTGGCCCGGATGGTCCGACAGGAGCTCGATGAGATGTTCGGCCCCGGCTACGAGCCCTTGCTGACGGTCATGGGCCGGATCCGGGAAGGGGTTCTGTCCTGCGGCACGGATTGCGACCAGAACCGGGATCTGTTTCGGGCCCTGGTGGGATCAGAACTCAGGCGGCAGTTGGAAATTGGGGATCTAGCGGGGGCGGATCGGACTTTGCGTCAAGTCCTGCCCGAGGTCCTGCACCCTGAAATAGGAGTGTATCTGCATGGGTCCGGAAAAAATTTTTGA